From Streptomyces sp. Edi4, one genomic window encodes:
- a CDS encoding CocE/NonD family hydrolase codes for MHIRTEFPHRTRREDVRIPLSDGTLLYARLWRPVTDEPVPALLEYAPHRLTDGTAPRDWQRHPWYAGHGYASVRVDVRGYGCSEGLPGDPYDAAGLADGVEVVGWLARQPWCTGRVGMFGIAWGGCAALQIAALAPEPLKAVVTVCSSDDRYDNDVHYLGGSVLAVDTHAWAAALLALVARPPDPAFVGEKWREMWLERLESVRPFIHTWLAHQTRDAYWKQGSVPEDHGAIGAAVLAVGGWHDPHRDTVLRLVEHLPADRVRGLLGPWSHQYPDRGLSPGPAIGFLQETLRWWDQHLKGEETGVMKEPLLRSWISQSHPPATAYAELPGRWVGDPAWPSPHITPVAYALGGAPVRVRSPQHTGLDAGRFVPFGGAADLPPDQRAEDAHSAAFDFPVPEGPGPLEILGRPVVTLRLRMDVPFGQAIARLCDVAPDGSSTLVTRGVLNLSSRHGKDRADAWPLGARQDVTFALSGIGHAFSPGHRVRLAVSSAYWPWIWPQADSVGFTLDPAGSSLQLPVREHTCDDTIAFADPEQSEPLGVSFPAPLDEPRPERLVVRDVAKGEWRLEAGPRPGGTRVHPDGLECVEDARETYVIESDDPLSARTCSTWHVQLHRPELGWDVSVDTRSEISCDAADFVMSDEVVCREGDEVVFHRTWHHRLPRTAG; via the coding sequence ATGCACATCCGCACCGAGTTCCCGCACCGGACGCGGCGCGAGGATGTCCGCATCCCGCTGTCCGACGGCACGCTCCTGTACGCGCGCCTGTGGCGTCCCGTCACCGACGAGCCCGTCCCCGCCCTGCTGGAATACGCCCCGCACCGGCTCACCGACGGGACGGCCCCGCGCGACTGGCAGCGCCACCCCTGGTACGCCGGGCACGGCTACGCCTCGGTCCGCGTCGACGTGCGCGGGTACGGCTGCTCCGAGGGGCTGCCGGGCGACCCGTACGACGCGGCCGGACTCGCCGACGGCGTCGAGGTGGTCGGCTGGCTGGCCCGGCAGCCCTGGTGCACGGGCAGGGTGGGCATGTTCGGCATCGCCTGGGGCGGCTGCGCCGCTCTCCAGATCGCGGCGCTCGCCCCCGAACCCCTGAAGGCGGTCGTCACGGTCTGCTCCAGCGACGACCGCTACGACAACGACGTCCACTACCTGGGCGGCTCGGTGCTCGCCGTGGACACACACGCCTGGGCGGCCGCCCTGCTGGCGCTGGTCGCGCGCCCGCCGGACCCCGCCTTCGTCGGGGAAAAATGGCGCGAAATGTGGCTGGAACGGCTCGAATCGGTGCGGCCTTTCATCCACACCTGGCTCGCCCACCAGACCCGGGACGCCTACTGGAAACAGGGCAGCGTCCCTGAGGACCACGGGGCCATCGGCGCGGCCGTCCTCGCGGTGGGCGGCTGGCACGACCCCCACCGGGACACGGTCCTTCGCCTGGTGGAACACCTGCCCGCCGACCGGGTGCGGGGTCTGCTCGGGCCCTGGTCGCACCAGTACCCCGACCGGGGCCTGTCGCCCGGGCCCGCGATCGGCTTCCTCCAGGAGACCCTGCGCTGGTGGGACCAGCACCTCAAGGGCGAGGAGACGGGCGTGATGAAGGAGCCGCTGCTGCGGTCCTGGATCAGCCAGTCGCACCCGCCGGCCACGGCCTACGCCGAGCTTCCCGGGCGCTGGGTGGGCGACCCCGCCTGGCCCTCGCCGCACATCACACCCGTGGCGTACGCGCTGGGCGGCGCGCCCGTGCGGGTGCGCTCGCCGCAGCACACCGGACTCGACGCCGGCCGCTTCGTCCCCTTCGGCGGCGCCGCCGACCTGCCCCCCGACCAGCGCGCCGAGGACGCCCACTCGGCCGCCTTCGACTTCCCCGTGCCGGAGGGGCCTGGGCCCCTGGAGATCCTGGGCCGCCCGGTGGTGACCCTGCGGCTGCGCATGGACGTGCCCTTCGGCCAGGCGATCGCGCGGCTGTGCGACGTGGCCCCGGACGGCTCCTCCACGCTCGTGACGCGCGGCGTCCTGAACCTGTCCTCGCGCCACGGCAAGGACCGCGCGGACGCCTGGCCGCTGGGCGCGAGGCAGGACGTGACCTTCGCCCTCAGCGGCATCGGACACGCCTTCTCGCCGGGGCACCGCGTCCGGCTCGCGGTGTCCTCCGCGTACTGGCCGTGGATCTGGCCGCAGGCCGACTCGGTCGGGTTCACGCTCGATCCCGCCGGCTCCTCGCTCCAACTCCCGGTCAGGGAGCACACGTGCGACGACACGATCGCCTTCGCCGACCCCGAACAGTCCGAGCCGCTGGGCGTCTCCTTCCCTGCGCCGCTGGACGAGCCGCGTCCGGAGCGGCTTGTCGTACGGGACGTGGCGAAGGGCGAGTGGCGCCTGGAGGCCGGGCCGCGCCCCGGCGGGACCCGGGTCCACCCCGACGGCCTCGAATGTGTGGAGGACGCGCGCGAGACGTATGTGATCGAGTCCGACGATCCGCTGTCCGCGCGGACCTGTTCCACCTGGCATGTCCAACTGCACCGGCCGGAGCTGGGGTGGGACGTGAGCGTGGACACGCGCTCGGAGATCTCCTGCGACGCGGCGGACTTCGTGATGTCGGACGAGGTGGTGTGCCGCGAGGGCGACGAAGTCGTCTTCCACCGCACCTGGCACCACCGCCTCCCCCGCACGGCGGGCTGA
- a CDS encoding FAD-dependent oxidoreductase: MSTATRPVAVIGAGPFGLSAAAHLRARGIPVRVFGKPMVSWRTHMPAGMILKSTPAASGIDAPQRGHGLLDFCADSGARRLESDWDLIPVEDFAAYGQWFAARLLPDLEQVAVVSVDQVPRGGFALKLDSGESFEARAVVVATGLTGFARMPRELAAAAPDGPRVSGPISHASQHRDLSGFAGREVLVVGAGQSALENAVLMAEAGADVRVVTRRTGAVRFGAAPDRQPRLRPGSPFGRAWSLYALSSHATHVRHLPAPARHYLVRHVLGPLGAWWLRERFTGRVGVSEGRRIVRARVEAGRPVLTLSGGTGAERELSADHVMAATGYRVDVAALGFLGDGVRAGLLTSRGAPVLDAGFQSAVPGLYFTGLPAASSFGPLMRFVCGTGYASPRLASSLAGL; this comes from the coding sequence GTGAGCACTGCGACACGTCCGGTGGCGGTGATCGGGGCGGGGCCGTTCGGCCTGTCCGCCGCCGCGCACCTACGGGCCCGGGGCATCCCGGTCCGCGTCTTCGGCAAGCCGATGGTCAGCTGGCGTACGCACATGCCGGCGGGCATGATCCTCAAATCGACGCCGGCCGCCTCCGGCATCGACGCGCCGCAGCGGGGACACGGGCTGCTGGACTTCTGCGCGGACAGTGGGGCGCGGCGGCTCGAATCGGACTGGGACCTCATACCGGTGGAGGACTTCGCTGCGTACGGGCAGTGGTTCGCCGCGCGGCTCCTGCCCGATCTGGAGCAGGTCGCGGTGGTCTCGGTGGACCAGGTGCCGCGCGGTGGATTCGCCCTGAAACTCGACTCCGGGGAGAGCTTCGAGGCGCGGGCGGTCGTCGTGGCCACCGGTCTTACCGGGTTCGCCCGGATGCCGCGCGAGCTGGCGGCGGCCGCGCCCGACGGGCCCCGCGTGAGTGGCCCGATCTCGCACGCCTCCCAGCACCGCGACCTGTCCGGCTTCGCGGGGCGCGAGGTGCTGGTGGTCGGGGCGGGTCAATCCGCCCTGGAGAACGCGGTGTTGATGGCGGAGGCGGGGGCGGACGTACGGGTCGTGACGCGGCGGACGGGCGCGGTCCGCTTCGGCGCCGCCCCCGACCGGCAGCCGCGCCTGCGTCCCGGCTCGCCGTTCGGCAGGGCCTGGTCGCTGTACGCCCTGTCGTCCCACGCGACGCACGTGCGCCATCTGCCCGCGCCGGCCCGGCACTATCTGGTGCGCCATGTGCTGGGCCCGCTGGGCGCGTGGTGGCTGCGCGAACGCTTCACCGGGCGCGTCGGGGTGAGCGAGGGGCGGCGGATCGTGCGGGCCCGGGTGGAGGCGGGACGCCCGGTGCTGACGCTGAGCGGTGGGACGGGCGCGGAGCGGGAGCTGTCGGCGGATCACGTGATGGCGGCGACGGGGTACCGCGTGGACGTGGCGGCGCTGGGGTTTCTGGGGGACGGGGTGCGGGCCGGGCTCCTCACCTCGCGCGGGGCGCCGGTGCTGGACGCGGGCTTTCAGTCCGCGGTGCCGGGGCTGTACTTCACGGGTCTGCCCGCGGCGTCCTCGTTCGGACCCTTGATGCGCTTCGTCTGCGGCACGGGGTACGCCTCGCCGCGCCTGGCATCGTCGCTGGCCGGCCTCTGA
- a CDS encoding polyprenyl synthetase family protein produces MTVVGPFGLSVRDQALEADVQTGLAAVEAGLLDATKSEVPFITEAAQHLIRAGGKRFRPLIVMLAAQFGDPYAPGVVPSAVVVELTHLATLYHDDVMDEADVRRGVDSANARWGNSVAVLTGDFLFARASHILADLGPEAVRIQAEAFERLVTGQILETAGPRDGRDPVDHYLDVLAGKTGSLVAVAGRFGAMMSGADESVVDILTQYGERLGTAFQLADDVLDIASDSHESGKTPGTDLREGIATLPVLHLRARAAREGRAEDLELVALLDGDLADDARHAEALGRLRVHPALEQARRDTVRYAEEARATLAPLPSGYAKSALEELCDAVVHRAG; encoded by the coding sequence GTGACCGTCGTCGGGCCGTTCGGGCTGAGCGTGCGGGACCAGGCACTTGAAGCCGATGTCCAGACCGGATTGGCAGCGGTCGAGGCGGGGCTGCTCGACGCCACCAAGAGCGAGGTTCCGTTCATCACGGAGGCCGCTCAGCACCTCATCCGTGCAGGTGGCAAGCGTTTCCGCCCCTTGATCGTGATGCTGGCCGCCCAGTTCGGCGACCCGTACGCGCCGGGCGTGGTCCCCTCCGCCGTGGTCGTCGAGCTCACGCACCTCGCGACGCTCTACCACGACGACGTGATGGACGAGGCCGACGTGCGCCGCGGCGTGGACAGCGCCAACGCCCGCTGGGGCAACTCCGTCGCGGTCCTCACGGGTGATTTTCTCTTCGCGCGCGCGTCGCACATACTGGCGGATCTCGGCCCCGAGGCCGTACGTATTCAGGCCGAGGCGTTCGAACGGCTCGTCACGGGCCAGATCCTGGAGACCGCGGGCCCCCGCGACGGGCGCGACCCGGTCGACCACTACCTCGACGTGCTGGCGGGCAAGACTGGCTCGCTCGTCGCCGTGGCCGGCCGGTTCGGCGCGATGATGTCCGGCGCCGACGAGTCGGTCGTGGACATCCTCACGCAGTACGGCGAGCGCCTTGGCACCGCCTTCCAGCTCGCCGACGACGTCCTGGACATCGCCAGCGACTCGCACGAGTCCGGCAAGACCCCCGGCACCGACCTGCGCGAGGGCATCGCCACGCTGCCCGTCCTGCATCTGCGGGCGCGGGCCGCGCGGGAGGGCCGGGCCGAGGACCTGGAGCTGGTGGCGCTGCTCGACGGCGACCTCGCCGACGACGCGCGCCACGCGGAGGCGCTGGGCCGGCTGCGCGTCCACCCGGCCCTCGAACAGGCCCGCAGGGACACCGTCCGGTACGCGGAGGAGGCGCGGGCCACGCTGGCGCCGCTGCCCTCGGGGTATGCGAAGTCCGCGCTCGAAGAGCTCTGCGACGCGGTCGTGCACCGCGCCGGCTGA